The Streptomyces sp. NBC_00670 genome window below encodes:
- a CDS encoding GAF domain-containing protein: protein MAHTVLDVTRLAAQDPVQAAQLLGEVRTAALGSRRAGMAPRAVIEESWSRMLRSGFDPDREPRFALLGRDEIERRRQASPLRHVVPVLRETLLPVADAAHHIMVVADDEGRVLWREGSARVLRRADGMGLEVGADWSEKTVATSGVGTPLVVRRPVQVFSGEHFVRSLLPWTCAGAPISDPRDGRLLGIVNVSGPLEAMHPTTLAWVDSVARLAEARLRELHLTSLERLRAVAAPLLARMDGSRALAVDRDGWTAAVTSVPYTPRVALPVSLSAGRGTVPGLGPCTVEPLPGGWLLRPQERPAGARAALRMVLDVSGPRHWTVTVSGEAGAWTQDLSLRHAELLCLLALDRAGRTASALAADLFGDPRRTVTVRAELSRMRRYLGSLLAHRPYRLHEDAEVEVRFPADRGQLLPPSTAPGVARARGSGLPAPGAC from the coding sequence TTGGCCCACACTGTGCTGGACGTGACGCGGCTCGCCGCCCAGGACCCCGTGCAGGCGGCACAGTTGCTCGGCGAGGTGCGCACCGCCGCGCTCGGGTCCCGGCGGGCGGGCATGGCGCCGCGCGCGGTGATCGAGGAGTCCTGGAGCCGCATGCTGCGCAGCGGTTTCGACCCGGACCGCGAGCCGCGGTTCGCGCTCCTCGGCCGGGACGAGATCGAGCGGCGCCGGCAGGCGTCCCCGCTGCGGCACGTGGTGCCGGTGCTGCGCGAGACGCTGCTGCCGGTCGCGGACGCCGCGCACCACATCATGGTCGTCGCCGACGACGAGGGCCGGGTGCTGTGGCGCGAGGGCAGCGCGCGAGTGCTGCGCCGGGCGGACGGCATGGGTCTGGAGGTCGGCGCGGACTGGAGCGAGAAGACCGTCGCCACCAGCGGGGTCGGCACCCCGCTGGTGGTACGGCGTCCCGTGCAGGTGTTCTCCGGTGAGCACTTCGTACGCTCGCTGCTGCCGTGGACGTGCGCCGGGGCGCCGATCAGCGATCCGCGCGACGGCCGGCTGCTGGGCATCGTCAACGTCAGCGGTCCGCTGGAGGCGATGCATCCGACCACGCTGGCCTGGGTCGACTCGGTGGCCCGGCTCGCCGAGGCCCGGCTGCGCGAGCTGCATCTGACCTCGCTGGAGCGGCTGCGCGCGGTGGCGGCGCCGCTGCTGGCCCGGATGGACGGCAGCAGGGCGCTCGCGGTGGACCGGGACGGCTGGACGGCGGCGGTGACGTCGGTGCCGTACACCCCGCGGGTGGCGCTGCCCGTGTCGCTGAGCGCCGGGCGCGGGACCGTGCCGGGGCTCGGGCCCTGCACGGTGGAGCCGCTGCCGGGCGGCTGGCTGCTGCGTCCGCAGGAGCGGCCCGCGGGGGCGCGGGCGGCGCTCCGGATGGTCCTGGACGTGTCCGGGCCCCGCCACTGGACGGTGACGGTGTCCGGCGAAGCCGGCGCGTGGACGCAGGACTTGAGTCTGCGGCACGCGGAGTTGCTGTGTCTGCTGGCGTTGGACCGGGCGGGGCGGACGGCGTCCGCGCTGGCGGCGGACCTGTTCGGCGACCCGCGCCGCACGGTGACCGTCCGTGCGGAGCTGTCCCGGATGCGCCGGTATCTGGGCTCGCTGCTGGCGCACCGGCCCTACCGGCTGCACGAGGACGCGGAGGTGGAGGTTCGGTTCCCGGCGGACCGGGGGCAGTTGCTGCCCCCGTCCACGGCGCCGGGGGTCGCGCGAGCGCGGGGGTCGGGCCTGCCGGCCCCGGGGGCGTGTTGA
- a CDS encoding acyl-CoA dehydrogenase family protein: MAASTHTVTNQAPPLVGYDVFSADRALVEAVERHVAPERLGEVTEELVGLGRTAGSAQVQEWGVLANENPPALRTHDRYGNRLDEVDFHPSWHRLLGKGVSAGLTAAWTRPAGHVRRAAAFVVWTQVEAGNGCPLSMTHAAVPALRTDPALAAEWEPRLTSMIYDRELRPAAQKAGVLFGMGMTEKQGGSDVRANTTGARPLAEDGTYELRGHKWFCSAPMSDGFLVLAQAPGGLTCFLVPRVLADGTRNVFRIQRLKDKLGNRSNASGEVEFDGTWARRVGEEGRGVRTIIEMVAATRLDCVLGAAALMRQAVAQAVHHAWHREAFGSLLVDKALMRNVLADLALESEAATALGLRLAAAYDDGGEQERALLRLAVPAAKYWVTKRCTPLVAEASECLGGNGYVEESGMPRLLRESPLNSIWEGAGNVQALDALRALGREPQAIDAFLREVGTTRGADHRLDGAVKNLLTELADLDGAEGRARRLVERMALVLQGSLLVRYAPPAVADAFCASRLGGDWGAAFGTLPHTLDLASVVERARPVG, from the coding sequence ATGGCAGCCAGCACGCACACGGTGACCAACCAGGCCCCGCCCCTGGTCGGGTACGACGTCTTCTCCGCCGACCGGGCCCTCGTGGAAGCCGTCGAGCGGCATGTGGCCCCGGAGCGCCTCGGGGAGGTCACCGAGGAGCTGGTGGGCCTCGGACGGACGGCAGGGTCCGCGCAGGTGCAGGAATGGGGGGTGCTGGCCAACGAGAACCCGCCGGCACTGCGCACGCACGACCGCTACGGCAACCGCCTCGACGAGGTCGACTTCCACCCCTCCTGGCACCGGCTGCTCGGCAAGGGCGTCTCGGCGGGGCTGACGGCGGCCTGGACACGGCCGGCCGGGCATGTGCGGCGGGCGGCGGCCTTCGTGGTGTGGACGCAGGTGGAGGCGGGCAACGGCTGCCCGCTGTCGATGACGCACGCGGCGGTGCCCGCGCTGCGCACCGACCCGGCGCTGGCGGCCGAGTGGGAACCGCGGCTGACGTCGATGATCTACGACCGTGAGCTGCGCCCGGCGGCGCAGAAGGCCGGCGTGCTCTTCGGCATGGGGATGACGGAGAAGCAGGGCGGCAGCGACGTACGGGCCAACACCACCGGGGCCCGGCCGCTGGCCGAGGACGGCACGTACGAGCTGCGCGGCCACAAGTGGTTCTGCTCGGCGCCGATGTCGGACGGCTTCCTGGTGCTGGCGCAGGCGCCGGGTGGGCTGACCTGCTTCCTGGTGCCGCGGGTGCTGGCGGACGGCACGCGCAACGTGTTCCGGATCCAGCGGCTCAAGGACAAGCTCGGCAACCGGTCGAACGCCTCCGGCGAGGTCGAGTTCGACGGGACGTGGGCGCGCCGGGTCGGCGAGGAGGGGCGCGGGGTGCGGACCATCATCGAGATGGTCGCCGCGACCCGGCTCGACTGCGTGCTCGGGGCGGCCGCGCTGATGCGGCAGGCGGTGGCGCAGGCCGTGCACCACGCCTGGCACCGCGAGGCATTCGGAAGTCTCCTTGTCGACAAGGCGCTGATGCGGAACGTCCTGGCCGACCTGGCGCTGGAGTCCGAGGCCGCGACCGCGCTCGGGCTGCGGCTCGCGGCGGCCTACGACGACGGGGGCGAGCAGGAGCGGGCGCTGCTGCGCCTGGCGGTGCCGGCCGCCAAGTACTGGGTGACCAAGCGGTGCACGCCGCTGGTGGCGGAGGCCTCCGAGTGCCTGGGCGGCAACGGGTACGTGGAGGAGTCGGGGATGCCCCGGCTGCTGCGCGAGTCGCCGCTGAACTCGATCTGGGAGGGCGCCGGGAACGTCCAGGCGCTGGACGCGCTGCGGGCGCTCGGGCGCGAGCCGCAGGCGATCGACGCGTTCCTGCGCGAGGTCGGCACCACCCGGGGCGCGGACCACCGCCTCGACGGCGCGGTGAAGAACCTGCTCACCGAACTCGCCGACCTGGACGGCGCCGAGGGCCGCGCCCGCCGCCTGGTGGAGCGCATGGCGCTGGTGCTCCAGGGTTCGCTGCTCGTGCGGTACGCGCCGCCCGCGGTGGCCGACGCGTTCTGCGCCTCGCGGCTGGGCGGCGACTGGGGCGCGGCGTTCGGCACCCTGCCGCACACGCTCGACCTGGCGTCGGTGGTGGAGCGGGCGCGCCCGGTGGGCTGA
- a CDS encoding YihY/virulence factor BrkB family protein: MQPASESPDTPPGRFHRARALYRNVSKRRTAWLLLKDTVNSCMEYRILGLAAEAAFFTLLSVPPLLLSLIGLLGYVDAWTGTDTISSLENNILDASRTVLSDKGVTEVAEPLLHDVMKGGRPDIISIGFLFALWSGSRAVNVFIDTITVMYGLDGTRGIVKTRLLAFGLFIVALLIGSVALPLTVAGPDAVVNVVPWSTTVVQILYWPVVVVLSIVFLTTLYQVSVPVRSPWVEDVPGALVALAMWVLGSFLLRIYLTSTVEGPTIYGSLAAPVAVLLWIGVSAFAVLVGAAVNAAIDRVWPAAATAAAREANERLRREQAAEYVARTAALCDDDPDDPDMPSEFPERWSRFLPPEDVTSRLRAHVRSYHHGGGKPSDPGPGQRP; encoded by the coding sequence GTGCAGCCAGCAAGTGAATCCCCCGACACGCCACCCGGCCGCTTCCACCGGGCGCGTGCCCTGTACCGGAATGTCTCCAAACGCCGGACCGCCTGGCTGCTCCTGAAGGACACCGTCAACTCCTGCATGGAGTACCGCATCCTCGGCCTCGCGGCGGAGGCGGCGTTCTTCACGCTGCTCTCCGTGCCGCCGCTGCTGCTGAGCCTGATCGGACTGCTCGGCTACGTCGACGCCTGGACCGGCACCGACACCATCAGCAGCCTCGAGAACAACATCCTCGACGCCTCCCGCACGGTCCTGTCCGACAAGGGCGTCACCGAGGTCGCCGAGCCGCTGCTGCACGACGTGATGAAGGGCGGCCGCCCCGACATCATCTCCATAGGCTTCCTGTTCGCCCTGTGGTCCGGCTCCCGCGCGGTGAACGTCTTCATCGACACCATCACCGTGATGTACGGCCTCGACGGCACCCGCGGCATCGTCAAGACCCGGCTGCTGGCGTTCGGCCTGTTCATCGTCGCCCTGCTGATCGGCTCCGTCGCGCTGCCGCTGACGGTGGCCGGGCCGGACGCGGTGGTCAACGTGGTGCCGTGGTCCACGACGGTCGTCCAGATCCTGTACTGGCCGGTCGTCGTCGTCCTCTCCATCGTCTTCCTCACCACGCTCTACCAGGTCTCGGTGCCGGTGCGCTCGCCCTGGGTGGAGGACGTGCCCGGCGCGCTCGTCGCCCTCGCGATGTGGGTGCTCGGCAGCTTCCTGCTGCGCATCTACCTCACCAGCACCGTCGAGGGCCCCACGATCTACGGCTCGCTGGCCGCGCCCGTCGCCGTGCTGCTGTGGATCGGCGTCTCGGCGTTCGCGGTCCTGGTGGGCGCGGCCGTCAACGCGGCGATCGACCGGGTGTGGCCGGCCGCCGCGACCGCCGCCGCCCGCGAGGCCAACGAGCGGCTCCGCCGCGAACAGGCCGCGGAGTACGTCGCCCGTACGGCCGCCCTGTGCGACGACGACCCGGACGACCCGGACATGCCCTCCGAGTTCCCCGAACGCTGGTCACGCTTCCTGCCCCCGGAGGACGTCACCTCCCGCCTGCGCGCCCACGTCCGCAGCTACCACCACGGCGGCGGCAAGCCGTCCGACCCGGGGCCGGGGCAGAGGCCCTAG
- a CDS encoding helix-turn-helix domain-containing protein — MYAERASRLPGAVLWRRRMERPDPARWERPVLPDGCMDLLWTDGRLLVAGPDTRAYVPEAAPARWAGLRLPPGTAPTLLGVPAHELRDRRVALADLWPAARVRRLTARIDAAPDPAAALESLALDRAAESAPPDPLLTRVVASLNAGHSVTATADALGVGARQLHRRSRTAFGYGPKTLSRVLRLQRALAVAGEGASYAEVAARSGYADQAHLTREVRALTGSTPGRLFPPT; from the coding sequence ATGTACGCGGAACGGGCGTCGCGGCTGCCGGGGGCGGTTCTCTGGCGCCGGCGCATGGAGCGGCCGGACCCCGCCCGGTGGGAGCGGCCCGTCCTGCCCGACGGCTGCATGGACCTGCTGTGGACCGACGGCCGGCTGCTGGTCGCCGGCCCCGACACACGCGCGTACGTCCCCGAGGCCGCGCCCGCGCGCTGGGCGGGCCTCCGCCTCCCGCCCGGCACGGCCCCCACGCTGCTCGGCGTCCCCGCGCACGAGCTGCGCGACCGCCGGGTCGCCCTCGCCGACCTGTGGCCCGCGGCGCGGGTCCGACGGCTGACGGCCCGGATCGACGCGGCACCGGACCCGGCCGCCGCACTGGAGTCGCTCGCGCTGGACCGGGCGGCGGAGTCGGCCCCGCCGGACCCCCTGCTGACGCGGGTGGTCGCGTCCCTGAACGCGGGCCACTCGGTGACCGCGACCGCGGACGCCCTCGGCGTGGGCGCCCGCCAACTGCACCGACGGTCGCGCACGGCCTTCGGTTACGGCCCGAAGACCCTGTCCCGGGTCCTGCGCCTGCAACGGGCGCTGGCAGTGGCGGGGGAGGGCGCGTCGTACGCGGAGGTGGCGGCCCGCTCCGGCTACGCGGACCAGGCCCACCTGACACGCGAGGTACGGGCCCTGACGGGGTCGACCCCGGGCCGGCTCTTCCCGCCCACGTGA
- a CDS encoding VOC family protein: MAAKWSLTIDCAHPAKLAAFWALALGYAEKPPPTGFGSWEEWFAHHDVPEEEWDDGAYLSDPDGVGPTISFLKVPEPKVAKNRLHLDVQVGGGRETPWEVRRPRVAEAVERLTAAGATVIREDEWQGRPDHVVMADPEGNEFCLL, translated from the coding sequence ATGGCGGCCAAGTGGAGCTTGACGATCGACTGTGCGCACCCGGCGAAACTGGCGGCGTTCTGGGCGCTGGCGCTGGGCTATGCGGAGAAGCCCCCGCCCACGGGGTTCGGAAGCTGGGAGGAGTGGTTCGCCCATCACGACGTCCCGGAGGAGGAGTGGGACGACGGGGCGTACCTCTCGGATCCGGACGGTGTGGGCCCCACCATCTCCTTCCTGAAGGTGCCGGAACCGAAGGTGGCGAAGAACAGACTGCACCTCGATGTGCAGGTCGGCGGCGGCCGTGAGACCCCGTGGGAGGTGCGCCGGCCGCGCGTGGCCGAGGCGGTGGAGCGGCTGACCGCCGCGGGCGCGACCGTGATCCGCGAGGACGAGTGGCAGGGCAGACCGGACCACGTGGTGATGGCGGACCCGGAGGGCAACGAGTTCTGTCTGCTCTGA
- a CDS encoding VOC family protein: protein MTPRFDAVGLVVSDMAASLAFYRRLGFDFPEGSERQPHAEATVPGGMRLLLDTEEVVRSFHPGRRPPSSTAGSRVSLALRCETPAEVDALYDSLVAAGHHGELKPWDAVWGQRYAIVHDPDGNAVDLYAGS from the coding sequence ATGACTCCACGATTCGACGCGGTCGGCCTGGTCGTCTCCGACATGGCCGCCTCCCTCGCCTTCTACCGCCGCCTGGGCTTCGACTTCCCCGAGGGCAGCGAACGGCAACCGCACGCGGAGGCGACGGTGCCCGGCGGAATGCGGCTGCTGCTGGATACGGAGGAGGTGGTCCGCTCCTTCCACCCCGGCCGGCGCCCGCCGTCTTCCACGGCCGGGAGCCGCGTCTCGCTGGCCCTGCGCTGCGAGACGCCGGCCGAGGTGGACGCCCTGTACGACTCCCTGGTGGCCGCCGGCCACCACGGCGAACTGAAGCCGTGGGACGCGGTCTGGGGCCAGCGCTACGCGATCGTCCACGACCCGGACGGCAACGCGGTGGATCTCTACGCGGGGTCGTGA
- a CDS encoding ThuA domain-containing protein: MAPRLLVYTRTTAYRHDSIPDAVAALRTLDPDGLAVDATENPAALEADLTPYAAVVFLSTSGDVLTDAGRARLTAYVEGGGGFAGVHAATCTEYGWPYFGELLGARFTRHPAYQPGRVVVEDRAHPATAHLPATWQFTDEWYDFDTNPRATAHILLRADESSYDGGGMGADHPLAWYRAQGAGRVFYTALGHASPAYADPAFRAHLLGGLRWAAGLAHPSGPAHPSGA, from the coding sequence ATGGCCCCGCGACTGCTCGTGTACACCCGCACCACCGCCTACCGGCACGACTCCATCCCGGACGCCGTCGCCGCGCTGCGCACCCTCGACCCGGACGGTCTCGCCGTGGACGCCACCGAGAACCCCGCCGCCCTGGAAGCCGACCTCACCCCGTACGCGGCGGTCGTCTTCCTCTCCACCAGCGGCGACGTCCTCACCGACGCCGGCCGCGCCCGCCTCACCGCGTACGTCGAGGGCGGCGGCGGCTTCGCCGGGGTGCACGCGGCGACCTGCACCGAGTACGGGTGGCCGTACTTCGGCGAGCTGCTCGGCGCCCGCTTCACCCGGCACCCCGCCTACCAGCCCGGCCGTGTCGTCGTCGAGGACCGCGCCCACCCCGCCACCGCCCACCTCCCGGCGACCTGGCAGTTCACCGACGAGTGGTACGACTTCGACACCAACCCCCGCGCCACCGCGCACATCCTGCTCCGCGCCGACGAGTCCTCGTACGACGGCGGCGGCATGGGCGCCGACCACCCGCTCGCCTGGTACCGCGCGCAGGGCGCCGGCCGGGTCTTCTACACCGCCCTCGGCCACGCCTCACCCGCCTACGCCGACCCCGCCTTCCGCGCCCACCTCCTCGGCGGACTGCGCTGGGCGGCCGGCCTCGCTCACCCCTCCGGCCCTGCTCACCCCTCCGGGGCGTGA